In Rutidosis leptorrhynchoides isolate AG116_Rl617_1_P2 chromosome 2, CSIRO_AGI_Rlap_v1, whole genome shotgun sequence, one genomic interval encodes:
- the LOC139893409 gene encoding gibberellin 20 oxidase 1-like, which produces MNPLIFDSLILQHETNIPQQFIWPDHEKPNSQKPKELEVPLVDLGGFLSGQPSSAKEASMVVGEACRKHGFFLAINHGVNASLIEDAHKYIDLFFGLPLSVKQRAQRKVGESFGYASSFTGRFSSKLPWKETLSFHFSDDNKSSNKVKDYFENTMGVEFTRLGKVYQEYCNAMSKLSLEIMELLGISLGVDRAHFKKFFEDNDSVMRLNYYPPCQKPDLTLGTGPHCDPTSLTILHQDSIGGLEVFIDNEWRSIAPNPNAFVINIGDTFMALSNGRYKSCLHRAVVNNKIHRKSLAFFLSPNRDKVVSPPDELVDENNPRIYPDFTWSSLHEFTQKHYRSDMNTLDAFTNWIQHKNC; this is translated from the exons ATGAATCCCCTTATTTTCGATTCTTTGATCCTACAACATGAAACCAACATACCCCAACAATTCATATGGCCTGATCACGAGAAACCAAATTCACAAAAACCTAAGGAACTCGAAGTTCCTTTAGTGGACCTCGGAGGCTTCCTATCTGGACAACCTAGTTCAGCTAAGGAAGCCTCCATGGTCGTTGGTGAGGCTTGCAGAAAACATGGTTTCTTTCTAGCGATCAACCATGGTGTTAATGCAAGCCTCATAGAAGACGCTCATAAGTACATAGACTTGTTCTTTGGGCTCCCTCTTTCAGTAAAACAACGAGCCCAAAGAAAAGTTGGTGAAAGTTTTGGATATGCTAGCAGCTTCACCGGAAGGTTCTCCTCTAAATTACCATGGAAAGAAACACTCTCTTTTCATTTTTCGGATGACAATAAGTCATCCAACAAGGTGAAGGACTATTTTGAGAATACTATGGGAGTAGAATTTACTCGACTTGG GAAAGTTTACCAAGAATATTGCAATGCCATGAGTAAACTTTCACTCGAAATCATGGAGTTATTGGGGATAAGCCTCGGTGTAGATCGCGCTCATTTCAAGAAATTCTTCGAGGATAACGATTCCGTAATGAGGCTAAACTACTACCCACCATGCCAAAAACCAGACCTCACTTTAGGAACTGGCCCTCATTGTGATCCAACATCCTTAACAATTCTCCACCAAGATTCAATTGGTGGTCTAGAAGTATTCATAGACAACGAGTGGCGTTCGATTGCTCCTAACCCTAACGCGTTCGTCATCAATATTGGTGATACATTCATG GCGCTTTCAAATGGAAGATACAAAAGTTGCTTACATAGAGCAGTGGTTAACAACAAAATTCATAGAAAATCACTTGCTTTTTTTCTATCTCCAAATAGGGATAAGGTGGTTAGCCCACCAGATGAATTGGTGGATGAAAACAACCCTAGAATATATCCAGATTTTACATGGTCTAGTTTGCATGAATTCACTCAGAAGCATTACAGATCTGATATGAATACACTTGATGCTTTCACCAACTGGATTCAACATAAAAACTGCTGA